In the genome of Impatiens glandulifera chromosome 6, dImpGla2.1, whole genome shotgun sequence, the window GTTGCTGGATGAGATTCTATAAGATGTTCTTTGCCAGTTGCCTGTTGAGTCCCTTTTCTGTTTAAAGGAATCttcaagaaaaaaagaaaaaaaagtccaATTAATAAAGCTTGAATGGACTATAGGCTAAatgtttgtaataaaaaaaaaataattaaaatttggtaGAACAAATGTTTAGTCTCTTCCTTATGCTAGCTTTcaaggtttattttttatattttttattttatatcaaatttaatttctGTAAAAGTTAACTCTCCTATATATCTATTGGCTTATCGCTATATTAATATCTTGAAAACATTTGATTTGGCTTCGATGACTATGAATGGAAATACTAAAACTTTTTTTATGGGATGTAAATAGCGATGAATTTGGATTATAATGAGATATGGGAGATATCCCTAAATGAAGAATCTATCTTACCCATTCTAAAGTTGAGTTATTATGACCTTCCTTATTGTGCTATATTTCCCAAGGATACTGTCATTCAAAAAGAGAAATTGGTTCAAATGTGGATGGCCCATGGTTTAATTCCTACTAATGAAAACCAAGAAGTAGAAGATGTTGGAAATGCAATTTGGAATGAACTGTGTTGGAGATCCTTTTTTGAAGatgaaagaaataatttatatcgGTATGAAATTCTTACAACATGTAAGATGCACGATCTTATGCATGATCTTTCTCAATCTGTTATGAAAGATAAGATGGATGTTATATTATGGAAACTAAGAGCTCAAGTGATGGCTTTGGACAAGAAATTCGTCACATGTGGCAGTAATGGTTGATGGATTTGAGAAAACATCACCTAACTTTGTTAAACAGATAGGAGGTTTGCAATCAATAATACTCTGTCCCACCAATTATGAAAATGTCTCAAAGGGGATTTTGAGTGTTTTGAAAGATGTTCCATCTTTACGTGTATTTGAAGTAAGCCGTGATATGCAATATCAAGATTTACGTGACGTGGGATGTCTAAAACATCTTAGATACTTAAATCTTTCTCATATGAAGGTAAGAACATTACCTAATAGTATTTGCGATCTCTTGAACTTAAAGACTTTCAATCTCGTTTATTGTAGCAATCTTGAAAGTTTTCCCAGAAATACTAAAGACCTTATTAACCTGCGATATCTTTATTTGAAAGGTTGTAATAGATTACAATACATGCCAAGAGGAATGCGGagattgaaatatcttaagatGAAGTTTGTTTGTGATAGGTAAGAAGGAGAGACACTGCCAATTAGATGAATTAAAAGCATTGGATATTGGCGGATCATTGAAAATTAAGAACCTTGGAAGAGTTAGTGATACATCTATTGCAAGAGGGGTAAGTATGGCTAAAAAGTCGAGTACCAATAAATTGGAACTGGAATGGACATCTGATGATAATGAGAGCAAGAGTATTTGCCATGATAAAATAGGGGAAGCTCTAGAGGTTTCAACTACAATGCTTAAGATTTTGAGAATGCATGGTTACAAAGGTGTGAATCTCCCCAAATGGATGGGAGACTCATCTAATTCTCTAATACACCTTGACCTTTATGACATGGAAAATGTGAAGCACATATTCACCATCAACCACCACATGAATACTAGTGCTAATAGTGATGACAATGGAATGACAGTGTTATTCCTTTTGTTAGAGATATTGGGAGTTTCTCACATGATAAATTTGAGGGAATTGGTGTCTCCTCCTATTCCTAGTATTGCAGCATTCCCTAATCTAtgtaaaatgtatataaataattgtccAAACCTAAGGACCTTGTTGCCACATCTCAAATCATTAAAAGATCTAATGGTCAGTGGTAAATGTTCGGATGAGTTGTTATATAGCATCTCAAATCTTAGTGGTCTCACTCGTCTCTCTTGTTGGATGGAAGGAAAGAAGTGTTTTATTTGTAGATCATGCAATGCTTGATCATGAAATACATTCATCAATCCTTGTAGAGAATAATACTGCAACACAAGAAGGGTGTTTGACTTTTCAATCTCTTCAAGATCTGCGTATTTCGTTGTGCCCCGAGTTAATCCGTTTGTTTGATGAGGGAAAAATAATGAACCTCAATTCTCTCACGACGTTGAGTATTATGGATTGTCCCGAGTTGACTATGTCATATGAGGAATATAAATACCTCAATATTAATTCACTAATGAGTTTTTCCACAACAAATTGTCCCAAGTTGTTTACCTAATAAGAAGAAGCAGAAGATGTCATGTCACTCCTACTACTTTCCTTCGAGCAAGACTGAATGAACATGAGATCGAACTTCCATGCACGTAGATATTCTAAAGGGAGAGGAATAGCAATATGAAGAAGAAAGTAAAGGTATGTAGTGAAAGAATTAATTATATCTTGGTCATTCATATCCATCAATTTCATCtcttaattaaacaattatcaGCCTCAACCTCTACCTGCTGAATCGCAATCTGTTTTTCTAGACGATGACGCTTTCTTCAACTAGATGAGGCCAATAACCATCCGTTGATGTGTCCAACTTATGGGATTGCGCTTTGGGGGCCAGCTGTGGAATCGGATTCATAAAAGGAAAGCCTCTTTGTTGCATTTGATCTCGGGACAGAGAAATACAGAGTAATTTCACAACCAGAGTACCGCGGTAATAGTAGATGTGTTTTTTGCTGAAAAAATATTGTGGGAATAATGAATATTGGTCGAGATTGATTATACCTTTTCCGATTGTGAAACAGATTGCTTATTCAAAATGTGGTAAGAAAGTATTACTTATTCAAAATAAGGTAAGAAAGTACTGTTGAAAATGGATTTTGTCACAAACTTATTTGGTATAATTTAAAACAGGACTCTGTTGAGAAAACTAGGGTTCATGATATGGATGATTTAACTAATGTACACAGTAGCTATAACCATAACCGATGCTACGTAGAATCTTCAagaaatagagaaaaataatgtGAGTAGATATAGatgttaaatttgatttataaatagaaaattgTATGTTTTTTTGTTAATCTCGAGATTTTGGGTTTTGCAGGAACAATTTACGGTTTAAGTTGGTGCAATAATTCATCTACAAGGTAGATAAATTTACAATCTGCTCATATGTTTTGATGATGGGAAAGTTTctgaatttttattatgaagCTAATTTGGAAACACATATTTTtgtcatattatattatatttggaaCTGAACTAAGTCGGATccatattcaatatttattactGTTTAAATTCTTTCAGAAACAATATTTATTACTGTTTAAATTCTTTCAGAAACAGAAGTTTTTCTAAAATGCCCATTGTTGTGTTATCCTAGTCActtagttcttttttatttttagttttgttcTCGTCgctttcaaattaaaatttgggaCAGATTTTCTAAAAGCCTGAAGCTAATCAGTTTCCCGAAGaaatggaaagaaatcaaaaaagCAACACTactaaaagataaaagaaacagATTCGCAACAAACGTATTCCAGTGCAGTTTTGGAGCAGTAGTTTACAACATTTGGTAGGAACATAATGCGAGAGTCTATGGAAGAACCCGCATAAGTGTTGAAGAATTATGGAGAGACACAGTCTCGGATTGAGGCGCACTTGCGGGAATGTGTAGAAATGCTCCAACTACAGAGCATAATTGGAATATCAGCAGAAATTGGAATTTATCGTTTACTGAAATAATTAGAaacgaaaacattgtaatcagatagttcatttacgtttttgattttattcaaaatgatacaatttcaaaatcattctaggtttgtatagaatgatctcttaaactcgtgggtttttatcccatttttgggaatttttaatgaaatgacgctaagtcatttttttttaaaaaaaaaattatgattgagTAGGGTTTGAGCTTGACAATGagacattttttatatataaaaaaaatacatcaacaACATTGGGTGTCGCTAACGGTTGTCTCGTTGGTTCATTGAGCAGCACCCCGAGGTGCCTTCCACTTGTGCATCCCACTAATGATTGATCTCTTCTCATTTACTTTCCGTGAGATCAAACGAGACGTCAATCGGGATTACAAATGATACAACTtctgattttcacaattttcATGTTTGTTTGAGTAAGGATCGAGATTTGATTTCATGTTTGGTCTAGTGGTGTTCAAATgctatttgatttgattaataaaattttgtttacatCCTTGTATATGTTTAGATGACTTTTATTAGGTTAGCTCTTATTTTCACCTTTACAACCCTTTTTTATTCACTATTTTTCATTGTATCactattttttatatgtctattttgtttttatcactTGTATGATAATTCTATCATTTCcataagggcttgtttgaggaAAGTGTTTTTTGGGGTTTACCTGGGTTTTATCCTAAAAACCCTTGTTTggtaaaaattagaaaaaaaaaggtttttaaaatttgaagaactAATTTACCCTTTGACTTTAGAAGATAGGTGTAAGTGAGAGAAtgatgatttagagagagatgataaaattagagggtaattttcgtatttaaatgataaattatttgatttaatggttataagatgtttgagttttgagataaaaactagattttatcccaaaacctCTTTCATCAAACGAGCTCTAATAGTCAGTGAAGCTATGCACTGGATCTCAGTTATGGGGTCAGATTCAGAAAAGAAAAACTCGATTGTTGCCTTAGATCTTGGGACAGGGAAATATAAAGTAATTCACTACCATAGTCTTTTAGCCtttattctgtttttttttggaaaaacgacttaggcgtcatttcattaaaaattcctaaaaatgaaaaaaaacccacgattttaagagatcattctagacaggcctagaatgattttgaagtcgtaacattctgaataaaagctaaaaacgtaaatgaattatctgattacaatgctttcaattctagtgagtttaaaaaacggtaaattccagttccaacagatattccagttctgctccgtgcttggaattcttgtccacgttcccgcaagGGCgttgcaatccgatacaatatatttctataactcttcaacgctcctgcgggttctacCATATACTTTTGTATTCCGTTcttgtcaaatgttatacaccactgctccaaagccgcacttgaacacgcttgttgcaaatctatttcccttggctttgagtagtgctgcatctttgatttcattccattcgctcgggaaactgatcagctccaggcttttatagaatttttcccaaagctctgaagcaatacagaagctcccgaataggtgatctattgattcttcatttcctctacatagaaaaCAGCTCGTGTCAGAGATGCTCATATATTtgttgatacgatcacgagtgttgagtctttcccagaaggcgagccatagaatgaactggtgtctagggataatcttcgttgaccatacaagaggagccaaTTTTACTTTCTGTGTTTTTTctcgggttacctcccatattttctctGCCttgattctttttttaaatttggataaTTTAG includes:
- the LOC124942964 gene encoding disease resistance protein RGA2-like yields the protein MNLDYNEIWEISLNEESILPILKLSYYDLPYCAIFPKDTVIQKEKLVQMWMAHGLIPTNENQEVEDVGNAIWNELCWRSFFEDERNNLYRYEILTTCKMHDLMHDLSQSVMKDKMDVILWKLRAQVMALDKKFVTCGSNGKKERHCQLDELKALDIGGSLKIKNLGRVSDTSIARGVSMAKKSSTNKLELEWTSDDNESKSICHDKIGEALEVSTTMLKILRMHGYKGVNLPKWMGDSSNSLIHLDLYDMENVKHIFTINHHMNTSANSDDNGMTVLFLLLEILGVSHMINLRELVSPPIPSIAAFPNLCKMYINNCPNLRTLLPHLKSLKDLMVSGKCSDELLYSISNLSGLTRLSCWMEGKKCFICRSCNA